One Cellulomonas sp. Y8 DNA segment encodes these proteins:
- a CDS encoding bifunctional 2-polyprenyl-6-hydroxyphenol methylase/3-demethylubiquinol 3-O-methyltransferase UbiG, whose amino-acid sequence MSTSTPAPRAAAEPPVDAPAAARPGDLLEPVGPSPAEVADRVFAASLGAQELAAVHAGDRLGWYRALARSGPCTPDELAARTASHPRYAREWLEHQAAAGFVVPAAGGAFALTPGAAAVLADADSPSYLAPLARMHAASVRVSDELHAAYRTGGGVAWERLGADAREAQAALNRPFLLHGLADVVAQRLPDLHDRLRGGARVVDVGCGEGWSSIGLALAHEDVEVTGVDLDPASVAAARRHAAARGVEDRVRFVAADAATLARSEAAGGYDVGLAFECVHDLADPVAVLGAVRTLVADDGWVLVADERVAEEFTAPAGPLDRWYYGFSLGVCLPDGLSHPGGVGTGTVMRPTTLAGYARAAGFAATEVLPVEHNLFRFYRLRG is encoded by the coding sequence ATGTCCACGAGCACGCCCGCGCCGCGCGCGGCCGCCGAGCCGCCCGTCGACGCCCCGGCCGCCGCCCGCCCCGGCGACCTGCTCGAGCCCGTCGGGCCCAGCCCCGCGGAGGTGGCGGACCGGGTGTTCGCCGCGAGCCTCGGCGCGCAGGAGCTCGCGGCGGTGCACGCGGGCGACCGGCTCGGCTGGTACCGCGCGCTCGCCCGGTCCGGGCCGTGCACCCCGGACGAGCTGGCGGCCCGGACCGCCAGCCACCCCCGCTACGCCCGCGAGTGGCTGGAGCACCAGGCGGCCGCCGGCTTCGTCGTGCCGGCGGCGGGCGGCGCGTTCGCGCTGACGCCCGGGGCCGCCGCGGTGCTCGCGGACGCCGACTCGCCGTCCTACCTGGCGCCGCTCGCCCGGATGCACGCCGCGAGCGTGCGGGTCTCGGACGAGCTGCACGCCGCGTACCGGACCGGCGGGGGCGTCGCCTGGGAGCGGCTGGGCGCCGACGCCCGCGAGGCCCAGGCGGCGCTGAACCGGCCGTTCCTCCTGCACGGGCTCGCGGACGTCGTCGCGCAGCGGCTCCCGGACCTCCACGACCGGCTGCGCGGCGGCGCCCGGGTGGTCGACGTGGGCTGCGGCGAGGGCTGGTCGTCGATCGGCCTGGCGCTGGCCCACGAGGACGTGGAGGTGACGGGCGTGGACCTCGACCCGGCGTCGGTGGCGGCGGCCCGGCGGCACGCGGCCGCGCGGGGCGTCGAGGACCGGGTGCGGTTCGTCGCGGCGGACGCGGCGACGCTGGCGCGGAGCGAGGCCGCCGGCGGCTACGACGTGGGGCTGGCGTTCGAGTGCGTGCACGACCTCGCCGACCCGGTCGCGGTGCTCGGCGCGGTGCGGACGCTGGTCGCCGACGACGGCTGGGTGCTGGTCGCCGACGAGCGGGTGGCGGAGGAGTTCACGGCGCCGGCCGGGCCGCTCGACCGGTGGTACTACGGGTTCTCGCTCGGGGTCTGCCTCCCGGACGGGCTCTCGCACCCCGGCGGGGTCGGGACCGGGACGGTGATGCGCCCGACGACGCTCGCCGGGTACGCGCGGGCGGCGGGGTTCGCGGCGACCGAGGTGCTGCCGGTCGAGCACAACCTGTTCCGGTTCTACCGGCTCCGCGGCTGA
- the glgX gene encoding glycogen debranching protein GlgX, whose protein sequence is MRIWPGRPYPLGATYDGSGTNFALFSGVAERVELCLFDEAGNETRVDLPEVDAFVWHGYVPALQPGTRYGYRVHGPYDPAQGHRCDPSKLLLDPYAKAIDGQIDNDPSLYSYTFGAEDERNTEDSAGHTMTSVVVNPYFDWGHDRPPQHEYHDSVIYEAHVKGLTRLHPAVPEEMRGTYSALAHPAVIEHLTNLGVTAVELMPVHQFVNDPSLQDRGLSNYWGYNTIGFFAPHNAYAAFGSTGQQVQEFKAMVKALHAADIEVILDVVYNHTAEGNHLGPTLSFRGIDNASYYRLVDEDQAHYFDTTGTGNSLLMRSPHVLQLIMDSLRYWVQDMHVDGFRFDLAATLARQFHEVDRLSAFFDIVQQDPIISQVKLIAEPWDLGDGGYQVGGFPPLWSEWNGQYRDTVRDFWRGEPSTLAEFASRLSGSSDLYEHTGRRPIASVNFVTAHDGFTLADLTAYNEKHNEANGEDNRDGESHNRSWNCGVEGPTDDAEVLDLRGRQRRNFLTTLLLSQGVPMILHGDEMGRTQQGNNNVYCQDDELSWQNWDLDEHDTELLEYARKVVHLRKDHPVFRRRRFFAGAPERGGESDLRDIAWLSPAGTHMSDAQWQEEFARAVMVFLNGDAIAEPDLRGEEIVDDSFLVLFNAQPEPVQFTLPDAEYGETWTVALDSDHQLEPGDEIAHSTTLELAHRSTVVLSRPPVQQVDPITQAPAVTSLPTGAEPPAPTGLPGTPGTPSGAPAAAPADGAGDRKRGK, encoded by the coding sequence ATGAGGATCTGGCCCGGACGCCCCTACCCGCTCGGCGCGACCTACGACGGCAGCGGCACCAACTTCGCGCTGTTCTCCGGGGTCGCGGAGCGGGTGGAGCTCTGCCTGTTCGACGAGGCGGGGAACGAGACCCGGGTGGACCTGCCCGAGGTCGACGCGTTCGTCTGGCACGGCTACGTCCCCGCCCTCCAGCCCGGCACCCGGTACGGCTACCGGGTGCACGGCCCGTACGACCCGGCCCAGGGCCACCGCTGCGACCCGTCGAAGCTGCTGCTCGACCCGTACGCCAAGGCCATCGACGGGCAGATCGACAACGACCCGTCGCTGTACTCGTACACGTTCGGCGCCGAGGACGAGCGGAACACCGAGGACTCCGCCGGCCACACGATGACCTCGGTGGTCGTGAACCCGTACTTCGACTGGGGCCACGACCGGCCGCCGCAGCACGAGTACCACGACTCGGTCATCTACGAGGCGCACGTCAAGGGCCTGACCCGGCTGCACCCGGCGGTGCCCGAGGAGATGCGCGGCACCTACTCGGCCCTGGCGCACCCCGCGGTCATCGAGCACCTGACCAACCTGGGCGTGACGGCCGTCGAGCTCATGCCGGTGCACCAGTTCGTCAACGACCCGTCGCTGCAGGACCGCGGGCTGTCGAACTACTGGGGCTACAACACCATCGGGTTCTTCGCGCCGCACAACGCCTACGCCGCCTTCGGCAGCACCGGCCAGCAGGTGCAGGAGTTCAAGGCGATGGTCAAGGCGCTGCACGCCGCGGACATCGAGGTCATCCTCGACGTGGTCTACAACCACACCGCCGAGGGCAACCACCTGGGCCCGACCCTGTCGTTCCGCGGCATCGACAACGCCTCGTACTACCGGCTCGTCGACGAGGACCAGGCGCACTACTTCGACACCACCGGCACCGGGAACTCGCTGCTCATGCGGTCCCCGCACGTGCTGCAGCTGATCATGGACTCGCTGCGCTACTGGGTGCAGGACATGCACGTCGACGGGTTCCGGTTCGACCTCGCGGCGACGCTGGCCCGCCAGTTCCACGAGGTCGACCGGCTGAGCGCGTTCTTCGACATCGTGCAGCAGGACCCGATCATCTCCCAGGTCAAGCTCATCGCCGAGCCCTGGGACCTCGGCGACGGCGGCTACCAGGTCGGCGGGTTCCCGCCCCTGTGGTCGGAGTGGAACGGCCAGTACCGGGACACCGTGCGGGACTTCTGGCGCGGCGAGCCGTCGACGCTGGCGGAGTTCGCCAGCCGGCTGTCCGGGTCCTCGGACCTGTACGAGCACACCGGCCGCCGGCCCATCGCGAGCGTCAACTTCGTGACCGCGCACGACGGCTTCACGCTCGCCGACCTGACCGCCTACAACGAGAAGCACAACGAGGCGAACGGCGAGGACAACCGGGACGGCGAGAGCCACAACCGGTCCTGGAACTGCGGCGTCGAGGGCCCGACGGACGACGCGGAGGTGCTGGACCTGCGCGGCCGTCAGCGCCGCAACTTCCTCACCACGCTGCTGCTGTCGCAGGGCGTGCCGATGATCCTGCACGGCGACGAGATGGGCCGCACCCAGCAGGGCAACAACAACGTCTACTGCCAGGACGACGAGCTGTCGTGGCAGAACTGGGACCTCGACGAGCACGACACCGAGCTGCTCGAGTACGCCCGGAAGGTCGTGCACCTGCGCAAGGACCACCCCGTGTTCCGCCGCCGCCGGTTCTTCGCCGGCGCCCCGGAGCGCGGCGGCGAGTCCGACCTGCGCGACATCGCCTGGCTGTCCCCCGCGGGCACCCACATGTCCGACGCGCAGTGGCAGGAGGAGTTCGCGCGCGCCGTCATGGTGTTCCTCAACGGCGACGCGATCGCCGAGCCGGACCTGCGGGGCGAGGAGATCGTCGACGACTCGTTCCTGGTGCTGTTCAACGCCCAGCCGGAGCCGGTGCAGTTCACGCTCCCGGACGCCGAGTACGGCGAGACGTGGACGGTCGCGCTCGACAGCGACCACCAGCTCGAGCCGGGCGACGAGATCGCGCACTCGACCACCCTCGAGCTCGCGCACCGCTCGACCGTCGTGCTGTCGCGCCCGCCGGTCCAGCAGGTCGACCCGATCACGCAGGCGCCGGCGGTCACGTCGCTGCCGACCGGGGCCGAGCCGC